Proteins from a single region of Chryseobacterium sp. W4I1:
- a CDS encoding M28 family peptidase, which translates to MKKTITVSLLCLSLAAFGQSSKADSIQFSRISTEILNNGKGYTELKDLTQNIGNRLSGSEAYEKSVKWAEKKLREAGADKVWLQEVMIPVWVRGKESLQIKTADGQWKKLKMLSLGNSEGTGGKDVSGEIIMVRSLEEYDKLPADQVKDKIVFFNYPFNQSHVQTFIAYREAGAYRRNAANLTAKKGGKFAIIRSLSSAFDDVPHTGNMRYDDDVSKVPAVTIGNTTADELEALLKNKKITAKLNSNCGMKGEKLSHSVIGEITGKKDQTVIVVGGHLDSWDVGEGAHDDGAGIVQSIEVLRTFKKLGLQNNHTIRAVCFANEENGTKGGKQYGKIAKDSNEKHLFAIETDAGGFSPRGISLEMDDKNRNQIKSWVNLFLPYGVYNFEGKYSGSDIAPLHEMGVPTAELVPDPQRYFDIHHTEEDIFEKVNRRELLLGAAVMTQLIYMIDKNW; encoded by the coding sequence ATGAAAAAGACAATAACTGTTTCATTACTATGTTTAAGTTTAGCTGCTTTCGGGCAGTCATCTAAAGCAGATTCTATACAGTTCAGTAGAATTTCTACGGAAATCCTGAACAACGGAAAAGGATATACTGAGCTGAAAGACCTTACCCAAAATATTGGTAACCGTTTAAGCGGTAGTGAAGCTTATGAAAAGTCCGTAAAATGGGCAGAAAAGAAGCTTCGTGAAGCCGGCGCCGACAAGGTATGGCTACAGGAGGTAATGATTCCGGTATGGGTCAGGGGAAAAGAGTCTTTACAGATAAAAACCGCTGACGGCCAATGGAAAAAACTAAAGATGCTTTCTTTAGGAAATTCTGAAGGTACGGGAGGAAAAGATGTTTCGGGTGAGATTATTATGGTGAGATCTTTAGAAGAATATGATAAGCTTCCTGCAGATCAAGTAAAGGATAAGATCGTATTCTTTAACTACCCTTTTAATCAGTCACATGTGCAAACATTTATTGCGTACCGTGAAGCCGGAGCCTACAGACGTAATGCAGCTAATTTAACAGCAAAAAAAGGTGGAAAGTTTGCGATTATCAGATCACTGTCTTCAGCGTTTGACGATGTTCCTCATACCGGAAATATGCGATACGACGACGATGTTTCAAAGGTTCCCGCAGTGACCATAGGAAACACAACAGCGGATGAACTGGAAGCATTATTAAAAAACAAAAAAATTACGGCAAAACTGAATTCCAACTGCGGGATGAAAGGCGAGAAACTCTCCCATTCTGTCATTGGTGAGATTACAGGTAAAAAAGACCAGACTGTGATCGTTGTAGGAGGTCATCTCGATTCCTGGGATGTAGGTGAAGGAGCACATGACGACGGTGCCGGAATTGTACAGAGTATTGAAGTTTTAAGGACCTTTAAAAAATTAGGATTACAAAATAATCACACGATAAGAGCCGTATGTTTTGCGAATGAAGAAAACGGAACGAAAGGCGGAAAGCAGTATGGGAAAATAGCAAAAGACAGCAACGAAAAGCATCTTTTTGCGATAGAAACTGATGCCGGAGGTTTTTCTCCAAGAGGAATTTCCCTGGAAATGGATGATAAAAACAGAAACCAGATCAAAAGCTGGGTGAATTTATTCCTGCCTTACGGAGTGTATAATTTTGAAGGAAAATATTCAGGATCAGATATTGCTCCATTGCATGAAATGGGAGTTCCCACAGCGGAACTGGTTCCTGACCCGCAGCGTTATTTCGATATTCACCATACGGAAGAAGACATTTTTGAAAAAGTCAACCGCAGGGAACTGCTGCTGGGTGCTGCAGTAATGACACAACTTATTTATATGATCGATAAAAACTGGTAA